ACTTCTGCGGGTTTTTCTTCcttttatatttgtttaaataaatttgatttattgattttattgatcTGTTATAACTTTTTGaattaaaataatataaaaatgcACAACTTCGATTGAGTATCTTAGAATcttgtgtttgaaaataaacaGAGGATTGGTCAGCAAGGTGCAAATTCAACTTTTATCCCTACCACTATGGAAccaatgtattttttcacacaGAACATTTTAGCGACAGAGTACTTTTTACAAACTGTTACAAGAACGAGATTTGGCTAAACAGatcttttttttgtttgtttgtttgggtttttttagctCAAtatatgcgtgcgtgcgtgcatgcgtgcgtgcgtgcgtgcgtgtgtgtgtgtgtgtgcgtgcgtgtgtgtttcctcacgacaaaaaaaattaTGGACACAACAGAATTCATGGACTCAAAGTCACTCTTTCGGTCAAAACTTGGTACATTCTACACAAACGCGCAAGTGTGGCAACCGTGTAAAATCAGTTTATCATTTCGAGCACCTTAAAAATGGGAATCAATAATGCGAAATATCTACCGGAAAAATATAGATCATTTGTTCTAGTCAGTGTCACTGCCCATACGACTCGGCATTTCTGTCACATAAATTAATACACGGCCCAAAACACTATCAAAAATGCCAATAACATAAATTTCAAATCGCAATTCTAAGTATACCTGTATTTCAAATTTCGTTTTTGTGATGAATGGCGTTTTCGTAAAGTGTCATGTATTATGGCTGCTTCCGTGTTAGGATTTTGCGAGAGTTCATTCACTTGAAATATCTTACGAAATGGAAGAACTTAACGTAAATCCAAATTCGTGACGAAAGCAATTATTAAATGAGGTGTACGTCCGTGTGCATGGGTATGCACCATGCCATTCTTTAGACGGAAAACAGGTAAACATTGCCTCTTGAATTCTATCGGTAGGCGTTTCTCGTGTATGTCACCTGTGTCACAGGTCATTTGTTGATCAGCGTCCAAATGTAATCTCTCGGGTTTTTTTAATCAGGCccatgtttacatatatttaaGTGATATATGGTCCATTCAGACGGATATTACTTTGTTTAGACATCTATTTATTTTTGAGAGCATTTGAAACTctattttgatttcatttgtttaATTTGACTGTTAAAAGGCATGTTAAAAATGTGGGCCTAAACTGATTGCCTAACATTTGTTTCACAACATAGATTTAGGCTATATTCCCGTGTAGATGTTTTGATGTCAGTGTTTTGATATTCATTGAGCATTTCAACACTAGCcaagatatatatattatttgacacaaacattttaaatgcaGTATGTCAACATACAGCGTTTCATCCAGGATTTAGAACTAGCTACTCCTGCCTGTGTGTCATTTATTGTTTAGTAATTGATTTTGTGGTCAAGTTCTTATCATCTTAAATGCTGATGTTTTTCAACACTGTGTTGTAAGACTACATACCagtacaatgtaatgtttacacAACAAAGCATAAAAACACTTCCACTCTTTAGAAGTCGTATTATCTGTGAAATACATGTTATCAGTACAAAGATGTAAAATTAATTATTAGTAACTACTGTTATTTAGAAATTTGTAAATCCAGTTTGTGAACCACTTTTGATGTTTACTTGATGCCAAATATCGGTCTCGAGCAGGTCAAGGTATATATACCTGACAGAGGGATACTCATCAGGCCTCTGACATTGATCACTGATCTCCAGGGtagaaatttcatttcaaaatattccagTTCAGATTACATTACTTTTATCGGAACATTTTATAGCTTTGAGTTTGTGAGTTAGTTTCGTGTTTTGCAGGTTTCTTGGAATAACTCGGAAGGAATGAAGGAAGGAATAAACAGTACAAAAGTTatcaattttgaaaacaatttccCAATTTGGAGACCATGGACAACACAGTGTTTAAGAACTTTTGAAAAACACCTGTTCGGATTCAACAGCCTGTTAAAAGTGTTTACACAGTTACATTAAATATAAGCTACAAGGACAGATAGAAATAGTGACTGACAAGGTGCATTGACTGTTAGGTGTTACTATGTAACAGAAAAATGTGGAGGGGTTGGGGGTACACTCCTAAAGACTTTGGCTTATCTCACAAAGGCATGTATGATCCCTGTCAGCCATGCTTGTTTGAAACATGTGAAAAGCAGCACAGTTGCAGGAATAATACATATTCATGTCTGAAGCAAACGAATGGTGGCTAGAATAAGTCAGAATGCTCTTCATCGGTTTTATCTGATTAAACTTAATTTTTGTTTATCACTGTTGATGGTGTTGagtcattttcatttgttttcatagattATTCTGTCAAAATTGCTTGTTGCCTTAACAGTTATAAATCATTACAGGCTgtgccatgcaaaatccttttggtcatgattctaGTACACATCTAACCATGTTAACTATGACAGTATGagtaggaagtagttttgattctctggcttgatgaaaacaaatcataatctaaTTGATTCTCCAACTGACATCAGCCAGTCTGAGGATATATACCATGTATACTATTTAGATATGTTTTCACcgagttacaaaatcaaaactactttctgcGGGAAGTAAAATATGCATGTGAATGATGGACAAAAGGGTTTCTGAGGAAGAAATTGTTGcattacaagttgtgtcatgcagaTTTCTTTTGATCGTCAGTCATTTGCTACTACTAGGGAGTAGTTTTGATTTCTTAGCACAGGAAAACAAGTCTAAATAACATTTTCTATTGTGGAAGCAAGGTAGGGGTCGAGTCATCAGACTTGTTATATACTACATGCTTTCACAACACTCGCTTCGCACTCCCAAACATAACCCATTTAGCACGAACTGCAgggtccagtggaaatctgtgcatggtgatgTCATCGCCCAACCCCTGGGAGCAATTGACATCAACGCAACGATTTGACATGTCATTATTGAGGCTGAGGAATAAAAAATTGATGAACTTGTTACACACTTTATATGCAACTAACAGAAGACCCTTCTTTACATTTCCGGTTGGCTGCAGTACTGCAGTATGTAACGTGTCGGTGGTTTCTTAGGGAAGCAAGAGTGAAGCAGACTTCACTTATTGGAAACACTCAGTAATAATTAACCTCAAGGtttttaagaatgaatttggtgttccgcttaagactaacTACAAGTCTTTCATATTTACTAGTTAATAGGTATGTCATTATGCAAAGTATCACATATATTGCTTTTTGTATATGGGCTGATGGcctacaaactgaaataaaactTCTAGAAGTTAAAAGAAGACCCCAAAaagtttatttgttctttaagtTAAATGTTTTGCCTCTAAAATGGAGCTGTTACCTTTTTACAATTTTACATAGTCATATATTGAAGCggctataataataataatatataattagATTTGAGATGGCAGGTGTCTGTTGAAAATAATAGGATTCATTATTCATATGTAGATTCATTTCCTTGTTTTCACAGATAAGGCTAAAGCAGAGCCGCCAGCGCCATTAACTGTCCCAACGGCAACGCCAGGAGGGGCAACTGTGAAGCGGACTCCGTCAAACCGCAGTGACCACAGCCCAGTCACACCCAACTCTTTAAATGGAGATATTGGTACATAGACAATTCCTTCTTATTCTATTTTGGTGCCATGTCTTTTCGTTTGTTAATGCGACACTGATTTTATTTGGAGGTTCTTTTTGCAGTTCTAAATCATGATTGAGATTATCATACCTACAAAGTGATATGCATGcattagtgtttgtgtttcTTGCTTTCACCAGCCTGATTAACCCCAGTTTTATATTCCCAGCCCCCTGCGTGTCACTTAATTAAGATTTAATGTCACCTTGGTAATAGTTCAGTGATATTGCGATTAGAACAGGTCATACTTATGTTTGcctttaaaaaaagtaggggataatccATTTTacaagcataccactagccaatgcacATATGAGAAAGAGtaacatatatccatacagattaAACTTTTCCAAAGGAATCCATttccccttaatttctcttcatgtCTGTCGCTTCCTTGTGTTCAGCATTTGCATTTTATTCATGTTGTAATTCCAATATCACCTACTTTTTTGTAATGGTATTATTTATAATGTTGTATGATAAAAATCTCAAAGGgagagtaaaacaactagattatcacagttagagATTCAAGAGTAGCATGCAACTAATAATTATAAACTATTCTGGACATTACAGAATAAAAACGAGCTATAGATGACCAGCAACCActataccagggaccatgggggaTTAAGTACTTTTGCTTCCcgcatgggccctagctggatttacaccattccttcagccACTGGTGACTGTACTGGCATTTAGCCATTATTTAAAATTACAGATATTCTATGATTAAAAATTTGGtcaacagaaatggactttgaaACTTtggggacttacataccctctcaggaggactgTCCGACTGAGATATATCATGTTTCAGTTTAACATGGATTCCCCAATCAGATACTATACAGGAATTGTTGGTAGTGATCAGTTGGATTTTGTTAGTGGATGGTCACAATTTGTAGATCCCTAATCAGAGGTCAGTGATTGATTATAAAGCCCTAATCGTAAACCCCGCCATGAAACTCATGTGGGCAATAACATGTCGTAATAAAAACATTGTGTAAGGAAACAAGCACTAAGCATCTCTTAACTTTTGAAGAACAGGGCtttcgggtagcctagtggtttaagcgtttgctcatcacaccaaaggcctgggtttgattccccacatatgtgaaatgtgtgagtccatgtctggtgtcccctgttatgatattgctggaacattgctcaaAGTGGTGTGAAATCCAGATTGATCAAGTTATGATCCTCCCCTCTTACGGGGCTTCTTTTCCAATTTAATGGacttatttgtttgtgtcaaagTTTTATAGTTCTTCGAAAGTTTTAGTCTATTTCACTGCGTTCATTCATTTAGTTAGTGCTTTCTGATAGATGTCAGCGACCGGGGAAGAGAGGTgatgtgaaatggggtttaatgtcctacttaagaatattttgctGATATGATGatctgcatgcatgtgtatgtgtgactgcttgtactagcctgGACTTATGCTGGCTATATAATGATGACTCACCGAGATACCACGCCACAGTTACGCATGAATACCCTACTCCGACacatactgactctgagccaaCCAGTCCATATTTTACCCATAATGCCAAGCGCGAGAAAGAGGCCaagaagtaccatattttaacagcTTTTGGTATGACTCAAGTCAAAACCTGTGACCTTCCGCTGTGCGGGTGAATGCTTCAATCACTACACCACTGAGGCGTTTAGCTGCTATGAAAAAATTGGTTTAGTGTCTTTTAAGTCATGTGTCtgtaaccttctagcgcctagcCTGTCACTGAGGTTATACAGGATAATAACatgctgtgttgttgtttgttagtGCTATTAGCATGCCAGGTGTGGAGTTTGTCGCAATATAAATGGACACCATGTTAGTTTTGCTGTCACTGGTGAACTGTGTTAGTGATGTTGGACTTGATGTGCTGTGGTGTTGTAGGTGTGCCAGAAACAATGCTTGATGGAGGCATCGCGGGGAAGAAGAGACCCACGAGTCTGCTGTTACAGTCAGCATCGCTGCAAGACTCTCAGACAGGTGAGATTAAGTCCTCACCTGGATGCTAGATATATTGAGCTTGAAATTGAACACAGTACTAACATGGCTGCTTGGTATGATGGTAGTCTAAACAAAGATATGCACAATGGAAATACAATAAAGGCTGTAAGTAATCACATAATAATTTCAATATTACATTTACGTAATTTATGAATGGTAGCTCCTTGACTGCCTGATGTCACAGGATTTAGTAGTGCCTTTCATTGTTGCCAGGTGGCAGTGTGCAAGGTCCTACATCACCAATGCGGACTTCGTCACGACTGTCAAAGACCCTGAGGGAGATGCTACACGATCAAAATGGTGTGGCATGCTTCCTCTATTACATGAAGGCACAGAAAGCCGGGAACCTTATCCAGTTCTGGCTGGACGCCGAAAGCTTCCATGCATCGACTGTGATGCGAGTGAGAACGCACTCTTTGAATTCCGTCACTTGTAACCAGGGCAACATGCAGGTCTCAACCAAAGATATTCCAGCTGACTCACAACAAGACATAGGAAGTATATCAGTCCCAAGTGTAAATAGTGGTGTGGACAGCAGTGTAAATAGTGGTGTGGAAAGTAGTATAAATAGTGCTGTGGAAAGTAGTGTAAATAGTGCCGCAGGAAGTGATGATCAAGAGGGACGATCCAGTGAACAAGGAGTGACCGGAGGATCCAGTCAACATGGACTAGGTCAACAAGAGAGTGTATTTAGTGCTAGTGACCCTGCTCAGAGACTCAGTGATCCGTCTGCTGACCCCAGGGTAGCTGTGACAGAAGGGAGGGAAGATACAGGGGGTGGGGTTGTGGCTGGAGGGGGTGGATCTCCAGATCAAGTGGACACAAGCAGGGGTAATGCAGGACTTTCAAAACAAGACTTGAAGGAGAAGTTGAAAAAAAGTAAGTCAgttttgttattgattaagtgttTATGAatatagtctggcagaaaatgtgtttggtaactttaaTTTAAAATTATAACTTATATAAATATAAGTGCTATCCATCTCCatgaggctttataattcttctaccattgaggattCTTCTACTTTATTGAGAGATCCAAGGCGTGTTGGGTCtgtttgaaatacttttcaGGAGCTACAAATGGACACCCCTTTCACTTTctcatttgaaataatgatagATTTTTCTAATAATGTCTTTTGTGTCAGCTGACAAATTGGATGTGGACATTTCtctgtgtagatgtgtgtgcaCTTCGTGCAATGCACGTGCTTGAAGTCATGTGACATGACCTGCCATGCATAATGTaagaatgtgacatgtgacctgaCTATTTGCATGACCAGGTCGCTGTTCCGGTAAGTAACTCAACACCCTTGGcatgtgaggtgttgttgtgacttgaaataatgacaaccctaatagacaactttcttattaccgagtgataaattatgacaattaaaatcctcaGTGGTAGAAGAATTGTAAAGCCTCACACCAAATTGGAAACAGATAGCACTTATAGTTTTAATGTAAAGTTGTCAAACACCaccctgaaacattttctgccagactataaCTCTTTCTAGAGTGAGGGAGTGACTTTATTGCTTCTTTAAGCAGTTTTCCCACAATGTTTCAcataggcttcacacagtgtacccataaGCAGATTCAAACACTGACCTTTGGTATGAAGtttgaatgctttaaccattgaGCTATCCCAACCACCATATTTTCTGCAGAATAgaaatcaaaatataattttattaaaaatgtgaaataatatACTACATGCTAATTTGCTTTAGTCATTTCAAATATACAGCGTTGTTTATCAAAATGTCATGTTGTCTCAGGTATACAACACGATGCCGTCACAATATTCACTAAGTACATATCCCAAGATGCAACACACCCTATTGGTATCACTGAACAGATCCGCAATGAGACGATACGTGAGTAATGAATGctgttatttttcatttcttAAGTATTGCATGTTTAGAGAATATATACCTGTTTATGATTAACATGAAGTTCAACTGTTtacctttcacaaaatgtaaaagACTTAAAATTCAATTTTGGTTTTTGTGTTTAATGGAGAACTACAGCAGTGGAGATTTCAGATTAGAACTGGTTGGGTGAGAGGCTTAGTTGatgttgtttcattgttttgaatgTTGGTTTATTGATTTACGTTGCATTGAGCAATATTTGTgctataatccagtgattgacatcatgagcattgatctaagcaattgggatatgacaaGCGACAACCCTCAAAACATGCAtagttgctcatgatatcaatcactggtccagactggagtATTTGTCATCCGTCTTCATATATTTCTCAATGAGGCATTGATGGTATGATCTAAGAATGAAATATAACATTGACATtaccatttgtttttttaatttgaagggttttttcatttaaatttaTCAAAATTGGCTACTAACATAAGTTCAGTGTCGAACATCACCAGATTCAGAGAGAGGGTGCAGGGGTGTGCAACCCCTTtctgtcctgaaagtttattaaatgaccattggaAAATGAGTGAAAATTAAGTATGCACTCCCTCTTTcatgacacacacacgcacacacacactcactcattctcactcactcactcactcactcactcacactcactcactcactcactcactcactcactcactcactcacacacacacacactcacaccacaACCCCCTTTCTCAAAGAAGCTGTATCCGACTCTTATATAGTTACCGTATAGTGCCTATAGTTACCATAGTAACACTTTTTATTTCCAGGCCGTATATGTAAGGAGGATGGTCACGTAGATCCGGACTGCTTCGTAGACTGCCAGGAGTTTGTCTTTCACAGGATGGGGAAGGAGTGAGTGCTTCGGGATGTGTATCTTAATGTGTTTTTTGCCACCTACGACTGTGGGGACAAAGCCATTGAGGagctttgtttatttgtattttgtttatcaccataatcagcaatattccagctaaatggtatCACTAGCAGTCTTCAAGTAATAGAGCTGaggccagacaacccagtgatcaatatcatgaatatgGATCAACGCAATTGGAATACATTCATACAATGGCAGGTATCgtccaagtcaacaagcctgaccacccaatccactcTTATAACAAGTTTGGGTTTCTGAACATCCATTCTAACCTGAGTGGCATTTTCATTTGTTCTGTTGTGATCGCGTacatggggtggtggggtagcctaatggttaaagtgttcacttgtcatgctgaagtcTCGGGTTCGctccccacatgggcactaGGTGTttaggtcatttctggtgtcctctgcctcgatattgctggaatactgcttgagtattgctgaaagtggcttaaaaccaaacttgcttactcactcactcactcactcactcactcactcactcactcactcactcaatcactcaatcatgCACTCAATCatgcactcattcactcacttgtctGTTCCAGGTACTACTCTGGGTTTCTGGACAGTGAGTATCACTGCAAACACCaggtggatgtcctgactagcgGCAAGGTCTACCTCGCCGATGTTCTGTACAACGAGCT
The window above is part of the Haliotis asinina isolate JCU_RB_2024 chromosome 1, JCU_Hal_asi_v2, whole genome shotgun sequence genome. Proteins encoded here:
- the LOC137284031 gene encoding A-kinase anchor protein 10, mitochondrial-like, which encodes MPFFRRKTDKAKAEPPAPLTVPTATPGGATVKRTPSNRSDHSPVTPNSLNGDIGVPETMLDGGIAGKKRPTSLLLQSASLQDSQTGGSVQGPTSPMRTSSRLSKTLREMLHDQNGVACFLYYMKAQKAGNLIQFWLDAESFHASTVMRVRTHSLNSVTCNQGNMQVSTKDIPADSQQDIGSISVPSVNSGVDSSVNSGVESSINSAVESSVNSAAGSDDQEGRSSEQGVTGGSSQHGLGQQESVFSASDPAQRLSDPSADPRVAVTEGREDTGGGVVAGGGGSPDQVDTSRGNAGLSKQDLKEKLKKSIQHDAVTIFTKYISQDATHPIGITEQIRNETIRRICKEDGHVDPDCFVDCQEFVFHRMGKEYYSGFLDSEYHCKHQVDVLTSGKVYLADVLYNELALSYFMEFLDTEDACHLLQFWLAADNFQQHLASQGTKYNGLQAQDDAMVLYDKYFSLQATQPLGFDDKIRFMVEGNICREGGPLPDCFAKPRDVVLSTLEQFYFPAYLQSDMYYKYLSDLVSTVQTAQDIPVRPKHRRTESDASSEHSVGSQSVGADGIKNTLLAMDTSHVKKALTRIEDDMRIDSMLLNPDELWKRPEAGAMTLGAVDDLGQFKSMFAPEPDHEKKKGSRFFKKKKDKEKEQEDMALRVAQMIINDVTTMTQTGDIYAGVVSSSPKLAPRNTPDSAIHSSKGGNS